In Achromobacter spanius, the following proteins share a genomic window:
- the argS gene encoding arginine--tRNA ligase, whose protein sequence is MLPEQQKQLISLIQAAVAQSLPDAQANVLLERPKVAAHGDVATNVAMQLAKPARRNPRELAQAIVDALLAAPEARDLVDSAEVAGPGFINLRITAAARQAVITTVAEQGASFGRAPRSGEKILVEFVSANPTGPLHVGHARQAALGDALCRLYDAIGWDVTREFYYNDAGNQIHNLAISVQARARGLTTESPDWPEDGYKGDYIADIARDFQAGKTIQPSDGEPVTATGNIDNLDDIRVFAVAYLRREQDLDLQAFGLAFDNYYLESSLYTSGRVEATVKALVAGGHTYEEGGALWLRTTELGTGDDKDRVMRKSEGGYTYFVPDVAYHKAKWERGFHRAVNIQGSDHHGTVARVRAGLQALNEGIPKDYPSYVLHKMVKVMRGGEEVKISKRAGSYVTMRDLIDWVGRDAVRYFLIQRRADTEFVFDVDLALSKSDENPVYYIQYAHARICTMINNAGMPAADVATADTSLLTAPSEFALMQRLAEFPNVVALAAQDLSPHHIAFWLRDCASDFHAWYSAERVLVDDVALKLARLRLAATTRQVLANGLALMGVSAPERM, encoded by the coding sequence ATGCTCCCCGAGCAACAAAAACAGCTTATCTCCCTGATCCAGGCCGCCGTTGCGCAGAGCCTTCCCGACGCCCAGGCCAACGTGCTGCTCGAGCGCCCCAAGGTCGCCGCCCATGGCGACGTTGCCACCAACGTGGCCATGCAGCTGGCCAAGCCGGCACGCCGCAACCCGCGCGAACTGGCCCAAGCCATCGTCGACGCTCTGCTGGCCGCCCCCGAGGCCCGTGATCTGGTCGATAGCGCCGAAGTCGCCGGACCCGGCTTCATCAACTTGCGCATCACCGCCGCCGCGCGCCAGGCCGTCATCACCACCGTGGCCGAGCAGGGCGCAAGCTTTGGCCGCGCCCCGCGCAGCGGCGAGAAGATCCTGGTTGAATTCGTGTCGGCCAACCCCACCGGCCCGCTGCACGTGGGCCATGCCCGCCAGGCCGCACTGGGCGACGCCCTGTGCCGCCTGTACGACGCCATCGGCTGGGACGTCACCCGCGAGTTCTATTACAACGACGCCGGCAACCAGATCCACAACCTGGCCATCAGCGTGCAGGCGCGCGCCCGTGGCCTGACGACCGAATCCCCCGACTGGCCGGAAGACGGCTACAAGGGCGACTACATCGCCGACATCGCGCGCGATTTCCAGGCAGGCAAGACCATCCAGCCGTCCGACGGCGAGCCCGTCACCGCCACCGGCAATATCGACAACCTGGACGACATCCGCGTCTTCGCCGTGGCCTACCTGCGCCGCGAACAAGACCTGGACCTGCAAGCGTTCGGCCTGGCGTTCGACAACTACTACCTGGAAAGCTCGCTGTACACGTCGGGCCGGGTCGAAGCCACCGTCAAGGCGCTGGTCGCCGGCGGCCATACCTATGAAGAGGGCGGCGCGCTGTGGCTGCGCACCACCGAACTGGGTACGGGCGACGACAAAGACCGCGTCATGCGCAAAAGCGAAGGCGGCTACACCTACTTCGTGCCGGACGTGGCGTATCACAAGGCCAAGTGGGAACGCGGCTTTCACCGCGCCGTGAACATCCAGGGCAGCGACCACCACGGCACCGTGGCCCGCGTGCGCGCCGGCCTGCAAGCGCTGAACGAAGGCATTCCGAAGGACTACCCGTCTTACGTGCTGCACAAGATGGTCAAGGTGATGCGCGGCGGCGAAGAGGTCAAGATCTCCAAGCGCGCCGGCAGCTACGTCACCATGCGCGACCTGATCGACTGGGTGGGCCGCGACGCCGTGCGCTACTTCCTGATCCAGCGCCGCGCCGACACCGAGTTCGTGTTCGACGTGGACCTGGCCTTGTCGAAAAGCGACGAGAACCCGGTCTATTACATCCAGTACGCCCACGCGCGCATCTGCACGATGATCAACAACGCCGGCATGCCCGCCGCCGACGTAGCCACCGCCGATACGTCCTTGCTGACCGCGCCGTCTGAATTCGCGCTGATGCAACGCCTGGCCGAATTCCCCAACGTGGTGGCGCTGGCCGCCCAGGACCTGTCGCCGCACCACATTGCTTTCTGGCTGCGCGATTGCGCGTCGGACTTCCACGCCTGGTACAGCGCCGAACGTGTGCTGGTGGACGACGTGGCTTTGAAGCTGGCCCGCCTGCGTCTGGCCGCCACGACGCGCCAGGTACTGGCCAACGGCTTGGCGCTGATGGGCGTGTCCGCGCCCGAGCGGATGTAA
- a CDS encoding SPOR domain-containing protein has product MATKRKTTRRSSGESGSTLYGALAGLLLGLIVAAVVAFYVTKAPVPFVDRATRQGDTGKLPDPRQAPDPNAGLYGRDGAAGAPPTGPTATAPMPLPGAGTASKPDETPSRLDDLGALIATLPSTSKPQAAAPNQSATASSNATPSASPTPLSKPAPAAKAAAPAATGTYYLQAGAFRGESDAESLRARIILLGLPVAVQKAEVNGKPLNRVRVGPFARLDDMNRARGRLGENKIETAVVRQ; this is encoded by the coding sequence ATGGCAACCAAGCGCAAAACCACCCGCCGTTCCTCTGGCGAAAGCGGCAGCACCCTTTACGGGGCGCTCGCCGGCCTGCTTCTCGGCCTGATCGTGGCCGCCGTCGTGGCCTTTTACGTCACCAAGGCTCCCGTGCCCTTCGTGGACCGTGCCACCCGCCAGGGCGACACGGGCAAGCTGCCCGACCCGCGCCAGGCGCCGGACCCGAACGCGGGCCTGTACGGCCGCGACGGGGCGGCGGGCGCGCCGCCCACCGGCCCCACGGCCACCGCGCCGATGCCGCTGCCGGGTGCGGGCACTGCGTCCAAGCCCGACGAAACGCCATCCCGGCTGGATGACCTGGGTGCGCTGATCGCCACCTTGCCGTCCACCAGCAAGCCGCAGGCCGCCGCGCCGAATCAAAGCGCCACCGCAAGCAGCAACGCAACCCCCAGCGCAAGCCCGACGCCCTTGTCCAAACCCGCGCCAGCCGCCAAAGCCGCTGCCCCGGCGGCAACGGGCACGTACTACTTGCAGGCGGGTGCGTTTCGCGGTGAAAGCGACGCTGAATCGTTAAGGGCTCGCATCATCCTGCTGGGCCTGCCGGTGGCGGTGCAAAAGGCCGAAGTCAACGGCAAGCCGTTGAACCGTGTGCGGGTGGGTCCGTTTGCGCGGCTGGACGACATGAATCGCGCACGTGGCCGCCTGGGCGAAAACAAGATCGAAACCGCCGTGGTGCGCCAGTAA
- a CDS encoding thiol:disulfide interchange protein DsbA/DsbL — MLSPKIIRIMAAAALSASAFFSPVSHAQGTQAYVAINPPLPSDTPGKVEVLEFFAYTCPHCAAMEPMVEEWAKTVPSDVVLKQVPIAFNAGMKPLQQVYYTFLALERPDLHAKFFTAIHGEHKRLFDKKSMGDWVATQGVDRAKFDSVFDSFSVQTQVQRATQLADAYRIDGTPSFAVGGKFMTSPVMAGNSYEGALKEVDKLIPMARNK; from the coding sequence ATGTTGTCCCCCAAGATTATTCGCATCATGGCCGCGGCCGCGCTGAGCGCCTCGGCGTTCTTCAGCCCGGTAAGCCACGCTCAAGGCACGCAAGCCTATGTGGCAATCAACCCGCCGCTGCCGTCGGACACCCCGGGCAAAGTGGAAGTGCTGGAATTCTTCGCCTATACCTGCCCGCATTGCGCCGCCATGGAACCCATGGTTGAAGAGTGGGCCAAGACGGTTCCTTCGGACGTCGTCCTCAAGCAAGTTCCCATCGCGTTCAACGCCGGCATGAAGCCGCTGCAACAGGTCTACTACACGTTCCTGGCCCTGGAACGCCCCGACCTGCACGCCAAGTTCTTCACCGCCATCCACGGTGAACACAAGCGCCTGTTCGACAAGAAGTCCATGGGCGACTGGGTTGCGACGCAAGGCGTGGACCGCGCCAAGTTCGATTCCGTGTTCGATTCGTTCAGCGTGCAAACCCAGGTGCAGCGCGCCACCCAGTTGGCCGACGCCTACCGCATCGACGGCACGCCGTCGTTTGCCGTCGGCGGCAAGTTCATGACCTCGCCGGTCATGGCGGGCAACAGCTACGAAGGCGCCCTGAAGGAAGTCGACAAATTGATCCCGATGGCGCGCAACAAGTAA